From a region of the Zingiber officinale cultivar Zhangliang chromosome 10B, Zo_v1.1, whole genome shotgun sequence genome:
- the LOC122030417 gene encoding probable glycosyltransferase 7, giving the protein MGDSATASLPMARRPSKSSSSSCISRGLIVFAAAAVLLVVFYGICSSFSANFSSIYAQRSRVSLGRRRRLPNATFYDDPSVSYLIGRPVDDWDAKRREWRRLNPHVAAGHERIFMVSGSQAGPCRNPVGDHLLLRLFKNKADYCRRHGIELLYNTALLHPKMNSYWAKIPVIRAAMLAHPEAEWVWWVDSDAAFTDMDFELPMSRYRSHNMVVHGWSHLIYEERSWVSLNAGVFLIRNCQWSLDFMAEWASMGPTSPDHARWGKILKDELKDKLYSEADDQSVLVYILLKQKERWGDKIYLESEFDFESYWLGTVGRLEGFDRAYTAVEQREEELRRRHAEATSRAYGRMREERMGSETPRRPLITHFTGCQPCSGDHNEMYTAESCLEGMQRALHFADNQVLRDYGFRHADLLSADVVPLPFDYPATY; this is encoded by the exons ATGGGTGATTCTGCTACCGCTTCCCTTCCTATGGCTCGCCGCCCCTCcaagtcctcctcctcctcctgcatCTCTCGCGGCCTCATCGTCTTCGCCGCTGCCGCCGTCCTCCTCGTTGTTTTCTACGGCATCTGCTCCTCTTTCTCAGCCAACTTCTCCTCCATCTATGCACAACGTTCTCGAGTCTCCTTGGGCCGCCGCCGTCGCCTTCCGAACGCTACCTTCTACGACGACCCGTCTGTCTCCTATCTGATCGGCCGCCCGGTCGACGACTGGGACGCGAAGAGGCGGGAGTGGCGCCGCCTCAACCCCCACGTCGCCGCCGGCCACGAGCGGATCTTTATGGTGAGTGGGTCCCAGGCGGGCCCGTGCCGCAACCCGGTGGGGGACCACCTCTTGCTGCGCCTGTTCAAGAACAAGGCCGATTACTGCCGCCGCCACGGCATCGAACTGCTTTACAACACGGCGCTGCTCCACCCCAAAATGAACTCCTACTGGGCCAAGATACCGGTGATCAGGGCGGCCATGCTGGCCCACCCTGAGGCGGAGTGGGTGTGGTGGGTTGACTCCGACGCCGCCTTCACGGACATGGACTTTGAGCTGCCCATGAGTCGCTACAGGTCCCACAACATGGTCGTCCACGGCTGGTCCCACCTGATCTACGAGGAGAGGAGCTGGGTCAGCCTCAACGCCGGCGTCTTCCTCATCCGCAACTGCCAGTGGTCGCTCGACTTCATGGCAGAGTGGGCCTCCATGGGCCCCACCTCCCCTGATCACGCTCGCTGGGGCAAGATCCTCAAGGACGAGTTGAAGGACAAG CTGTACAGCGAGGCGGATGACCAATCGGTGCTCGTGTACATCCTTCTGAAGCAGAAGGAGCGGTGGGGCGACAAGATCTACCTGGAGAGCGAGTTCGACTTCGAGAGCTACTGGCTGGGGACGGTGGGGCGGCTGGAGGGGTTCGACCGGGCTTACACAGCGGTGGAGCAGCGGGAGGAAGAGCTGCGGCGGAGGCACGCGGAGGCGACGAGCAGGGCGTACGGGCGAATGCGGGAGGAGCGCATGGGGTCGGAGACGCCGCGACGTCCGCTGATCACTCACTTCACCGGCTGCCAGCCCTGCAGCGGGGACCACAACGAGATGTACACCGCGGAGAGCTGCTTGGAAGGGATGCAGCGCGCGCTGCACTTCGCCGACAACCAGGTCCTCCGCGACTATGGCTTCCGCCACGCCGACCTCCTCAGCGCCGACGTCGTCCCGCTGCCATTCGATTACCCTGCCACGTACTAA
- the LOC122028618 gene encoding nuclear pore complex protein NUP155-like isoform X2 encodes MLASPYSTLPKEIILCEALSRGGVAEACSVVKRVGSNIYTGVEGRLSLEIIYLHLEMAASQCMNILQTGLIIRARALLAACKVEPKPVLSTYDQLLSYGAILPSPNLKLRCLRSILAVLCEWVGSVFAHSLGTTAVGASPILGGLLLLQQTAIINQGARDKITSLANGHTVSLREGFRSIT; translated from the exons ATGCTAGCCTCCCCCTACTCCACCCTCCCCAAAGAG ATTATTCTGTGTGAAGCTCTTTCTAGAGGTGGAGTTGCAGAAGCATGTTCTGTAGTAAAGAGGGTCGGTTCAAATATCTATACTGGAGTGGAGGGTCGCTTGTCTTTAGAGATTATTTATCTTCATCTTGAAATGGCTGCTTCG CAATGTATGAATATTCTACAAACAGGCCTCATCATACGTGCTAGAGCCCTTCTTGCTGCTTGTAAGGTTGAACCAAAGCCTGTATTAAGCACATATGATCAGCTTTTATCATATGGAGCTATTTTACCTTCGCCAAACCTGAAACTTCGCTGTCTGAGATCTATTCTTGCTGTCCTCTGTGAGTGGGTTGGGTCTGTATTTGCACATTCATTAGGGACCACAGCTGTTGGCGCTTCTCCAATCCTTGGTGGATTACTCTTGTTACAACAGACAGCAATCATCAACCAAGGAGCTCGAGATAAGATAACCAGTTTAGCAAATGG GCATACGGTCTCGTTACGTGAAGGGTTTAGGTCCATTACCTAA
- the LOC122028618 gene encoding nuclear pore complex protein NUP155-like isoform X1, translating to MLASPYSTLPKEVSNHGLHFCRVAVCRFTDITTMKIQIILCEALSRGGVAEACSVVKRVGSNIYTGVEGRLSLEIIYLHLEMAASQCMNILQTGLIIRARALLAACKVEPKPVLSTYDQLLSYGAILPSPNLKLRCLRSILAVLCEWVGSVFAHSLGTTAVGASPILGGLLLLQQTAIINQGARDKITSLANGHTVSLREGFRSIT from the exons ATGCTAGCCTCCCCCTACTCCACCCTCCCCAAAGAG GTTTCCAATCATGGACTTCACTTTTGTCGAGTTGCAGTTTGTAGATTCACTGATATTACTACTATGAAAATCCAG ATTATTCTGTGTGAAGCTCTTTCTAGAGGTGGAGTTGCAGAAGCATGTTCTGTAGTAAAGAGGGTCGGTTCAAATATCTATACTGGAGTGGAGGGTCGCTTGTCTTTAGAGATTATTTATCTTCATCTTGAAATGGCTGCTTCG CAATGTATGAATATTCTACAAACAGGCCTCATCATACGTGCTAGAGCCCTTCTTGCTGCTTGTAAGGTTGAACCAAAGCCTGTATTAAGCACATATGATCAGCTTTTATCATATGGAGCTATTTTACCTTCGCCAAACCTGAAACTTCGCTGTCTGAGATCTATTCTTGCTGTCCTCTGTGAGTGGGTTGGGTCTGTATTTGCACATTCATTAGGGACCACAGCTGTTGGCGCTTCTCCAATCCTTGGTGGATTACTCTTGTTACAACAGACAGCAATCATCAACCAAGGAGCTCGAGATAAGATAACCAGTTTAGCAAATGG GCATACGGTCTCGTTACGTGAAGGGTTTAGGTCCATTACCTAA
- the LOC122030416 gene encoding uncharacterized protein LOC122030416, translating into MGNCQTTDVAAVVIQHPDGTKQKASCPLSASRIMAANPGHYVAVVITVVAQRRSCSAPSAAVTADELCGKAVRYLKLLAPDEPLQVDHFYRLVSFEDVLREFGTKRQVRLSKLVATKNEIIKRSWDGESNAAASSSSVSSNILTKGRSGSLSHIGETNSVANRSDLIREAKKLESKSSKQCRWARACGNCQSQARAYGARPTASSGLRRPALRRPALRRPALRQPTAASRGMRACSEQGLVASACSASLHQVGAIGWPD; encoded by the exons ATGGGGAATTGCCAGACGACTGACGTGGCTGCCGTTGTGATCCAGCATCCAGACGGGACAAAGCAGAAAGCAAGCTGCCCGCTCTCAGCCAGCCGCATCATGGCCGCGAACCCTGGCCACTACGTCGCCGTCGTCATCACCGTCGTCGCACAGCGCCGCTCGTGCTCCGCACCCTCAGCAGCTGTCACCGCCGACGAGCTTTGCGGGAAGGCCGTTCGCTATCTCAAGTTGCTCGCCCCGGACGAGCCACTTCAAGTCGACCATTTCTACCGCCTCGTCAGCTTCGAAG ATGTGCTGCGTGAGTTCGGGACGAAGAGACAAGTAAGGCTGAGTAAGCTGGTGGCGACGAAGAATGAGATCATCAAGAGGTCGTGGGACGGCGAATCCAATGCTGCTGCCTCGTCGTCGTCGGTGAGTAGTAATATTCTCACTAAGGGTAGATCAG GCTCTCTCTCGCACATTGGAGAGACGAACTCAGTCGCTAACAGATCCGATCTCATACGAGAAGCAAAAAAACTAGAATCGAAAAGCAGTAAGCAGTGTAGATGGGCACGGGCCTGCGGCAATTGCCAGTCGCAAGCAAGGGCCTACGGAGCCCGGCCTACCGCGAGTAGCGGCCTGCGGCGGCCGGCCCTGCGGCGGCCGGCCCTGCGACGGCCGGCCCTGCGGCAACCGACCGCCGCGAGTAGGGGCATGCGGGCTTGCAGCGAACAAGGCCTTGTGGCGTCGGCCTGCAGCGCCAGCCTGCATCAAGTAGGCGCCATCGGATGGCCCGATTAG
- the LOC122030157 gene encoding uncharacterized protein LOC122030157, producing MGNCQAADVAATVVIQHRDGRLEKSYWSLPATQVMAANPGHYVAAMITSNVCRPSPSTSHHQRRKPVTYLKLLPPDDTLLIGHVYRLVSFEEVLREFASKRHVRLSRLLAKQEEKASSSTVKGEDGYRACTTDPDSTVSAVRHAWVHSQQPEEHQVEAEVDKELEELVRDMMTRSNMSSSGAARHGQWKPALESIAEVGELTS from the exons ATGGGGAATTGCCAAGCGGCGGACGTCGCAGCCACGGTGGTGATCCAACACCGCGATGGGAGACTGGAAAAGTCCTACTGGTCCCTCCCCGCCACCCAAGTCATGGCCGCCAACCCCGGTCACTACGTCGCAGCTATGATCACCTCCAACGTTTGCCGTCCGTCTCCCTCCACCTCCCATCACCAGCGAAGGAAGCCAGTGACGTACCTTAAACTGCTTCCCCCCGACGACACCCTCCTCATCGGCCACGTCTACCGCCTCGTCAGCTTCGAAG AGGTGCTGAGGGAGTTCGCGTCGAAGAGACACGTCAGGCTGAGCCGGCTGCTCGCTAAACAGGAGGAGAAAGCTAGCTCCAGCACTGTGAAAGGCGAAGACGGATACAGAGCCTGCACGACCGACCCAGACAGTACTGTCAGTGCGGTGCGTCATGCGTGG GTGCATTCCCAGCAACCGGAAGAGCATCAAGTGGAGGCAGAAGTGGACAAGGAGCTGGAGGAATTGGTTCGAGACATGATGACGAGAAGCAACATGTCAAGTAGTGGAGCCGCACGCCATGGCCAGTGGAAGCCAGCTCTGGAGAGCATCGCGGAGGTCGGAGAACTAACAAGTTAA